From one Leptospira ellinghausenii genomic stretch:
- a CDS encoding helix-turn-helix domain-containing protein — MKGKERTGVWVAQWMYDLDLNPNQIRLYAEIVSLDAKEGCYASNEYFAKILHLKADTISRLVSQLKAKGLLVQTRFDGRKRFLKPVLQEMKGSEDSPRLNQLDQGAKRVGESVGNASKAELVRSTTSYHTVQKQNHIHMKREPSAEEKWREFKRWMAETMSDSTRLSLAKLKSPEELTGLQQRYWERWLATPKS, encoded by the coding sequence ATGAAAGGGAAAGAGAGAACGGGAGTTTGGGTAGCACAATGGATGTATGATTTGGATTTAAATCCGAATCAAATTCGATTGTATGCTGAAATTGTATCATTGGATGCAAAGGAAGGTTGTTATGCATCCAATGAGTATTTTGCAAAGATACTGCATTTGAAAGCGGATACAATTTCTAGGTTGGTCTCGCAGTTGAAAGCGAAAGGCCTCCTTGTGCAAACTCGCTTTGATGGTAGGAAACGATTTTTAAAACCCGTATTGCAAGAAATGAAAGGTTCGGAAGATAGTCCAAGGCTGAATCAATTGGATCAGGGTGCGAAGCGAGTAGGGGAGAGTGTTGGAAACGCATCCAAGGCAGAATTGGTTCGGAGTACGACCTCTTATCATACAGTACAAAAACAAAACCATATACATATGAAACGAGAACCATCGGCTGAAGAAAAGTGGCGAGAGTTCAAACGGTGGATGGCAGAGACAATGTCTGATTCAACTAGGTTGTCCCTTGCCAAACTGAAAAGTCCGGAAGAACTAACGGGGTTACAACAACGCTATTGGGAACGTTGGCTTGCCACCCCGAAATCTTAG